In Streptomyces sp. NBC_01439, the following are encoded in one genomic region:
- a CDS encoding siderophore-interacting protein, which translates to MTATASDAPAVAHFRFFELEVVRTRRLGHSFLRVTFGGESLAGFRSGGFDQSLSLFLPASGQEHTVLPSTDEDTWFAAWRAMPEEERPVMRSYTVREQRRTPEGADEVDIDFVLHGDSSPASRWAGRAAVGRRIMAIGPAVAENKSVRFQPPADTDEIWMYADETALPAAAAILDRLPAGTRVRAWFEVPHEDDRLELRAPADADVTWIVRESDGRERTEQVLSALRAAGPVTGEAPYAWLAGEAGTIRAVRRHVVQERSIDRRAVRFTGYWRLGASEEQLLAEAYAGKAPSEDPASEL; encoded by the coding sequence ATGACCGCCACCGCATCCGACGCCCCGGCCGTCGCACACTTCCGGTTCTTCGAGCTCGAAGTGGTCCGCACGCGCCGTCTGGGCCACTCGTTCCTGCGGGTCACGTTCGGCGGGGAGTCCCTCGCGGGCTTCCGCTCGGGCGGCTTCGACCAGAGCCTGTCGCTCTTCCTGCCCGCGTCCGGCCAGGAGCACACGGTGCTCCCGTCCACGGACGAGGACACCTGGTTCGCCGCCTGGCGCGCAATGCCGGAGGAGGAGCGGCCGGTGATGCGCTCCTACACGGTGCGCGAGCAGCGCCGCACGCCCGAGGGCGCGGACGAGGTCGACATCGACTTCGTCCTCCACGGGGACTCCAGCCCGGCGTCCCGCTGGGCAGGGCGGGCGGCGGTCGGCCGGCGGATCATGGCGATCGGACCGGCCGTCGCGGAGAACAAGTCCGTACGCTTCCAGCCGCCGGCCGACACCGACGAGATCTGGATGTACGCGGACGAGACCGCCCTGCCGGCCGCGGCCGCGATCCTGGACCGGCTGCCCGCCGGAACCCGGGTCCGGGCCTGGTTCGAGGTCCCGCACGAGGACGACCGGCTCGAACTCCGGGCGCCCGCCGACGCGGACGTCACCTGGATCGTGCGCGAGAGCGACGGCCGGGAGCGGACGGAGCAGGTGCTGAGCGCGCTGCGCGCGGCCGGACCCGTCACCGGTGAAGCCCCGTACGCCTGGTTGGCGGGCGAGGCCGGCACGATCCGCGCGGTCCGCCGCCACGTCGTGCAGGAACGATCCATCGACCGCCGTGCCGTGCGCTTCACCGGCTACTGGCGACTCGGCGCGAGCGAGGAACAGCTCCTCGCCGAGGCGTACGCGGGCAAGGCCCCGAGCGAGGACCCCGCGTCCGAGCTGTAG
- a CDS encoding hydroxymethylglutaryl-CoA lyase yields MNVPAPGLPARVRIHEVGARDGLQNEKSAVPTGVKAEFIRRLAAAGLTTIEATSFVHPKWVPQLADAEELFPQLAGIDADLPVLVPNERGLDRALALGATRIAVFGSATETFASRNLNRTVAESLAMFEPVVARAKEGDAHVRGYLSMCFGDPWEGAVPVHQVVSVAKALLDLGCDELSVGDTIGVATPGHVQALLAALNEAGVTTDRIGVHFHDTYGQALSNTLAALQHGVSTVDASAGGLGGCPYAKSATGNLATEDLVWMLDGLGIETGVDLAALTATSVWMAEQLGRPSPSRTVRALSHKE; encoded by the coding sequence ATGAACGTCCCGGCCCCCGGCCTCCCGGCCCGGGTCCGCATCCACGAGGTCGGCGCCCGCGACGGCCTGCAGAACGAGAAGTCGGCCGTGCCCACGGGGGTCAAGGCGGAGTTCATCCGCCGCCTCGCCGCCGCCGGGCTGACGACCATCGAGGCGACCAGCTTCGTGCACCCCAAGTGGGTGCCCCAGCTGGCCGACGCGGAGGAGCTGTTCCCGCAGCTCGCCGGCATCGACGCGGATCTGCCCGTCCTCGTCCCCAACGAACGCGGCCTCGACCGCGCGCTCGCCCTCGGGGCCACCCGGATCGCCGTCTTCGGCTCGGCCACCGAGACCTTCGCCTCCCGCAACCTCAACCGCACCGTCGCCGAGTCCCTCGCCATGTTCGAGCCCGTCGTGGCCCGGGCCAAGGAGGGCGACGCGCACGTGCGCGGCTACCTCTCGATGTGCTTCGGCGACCCTTGGGAGGGCGCCGTCCCGGTCCACCAGGTCGTCTCCGTCGCCAAGGCCCTGCTGGACCTCGGCTGTGACGAGCTGAGCGTCGGCGACACGATCGGCGTGGCCACGCCGGGCCATGTCCAGGCCCTGCTGGCCGCGTTGAACGAGGCCGGCGTGACGACCGACCGCATCGGCGTGCACTTCCACGACACCTACGGCCAGGCCCTGTCGAACACCCTCGCCGCGCTCCAGCACGGCGTGAGCACCGTCGACGCCTCCGCAGGCGGCCTCGGCGGATGCCCGTACGCGAAGAGCGCCACCGGCAACCTCGCGACCGAGGACCTGGTGTGGATGCTCGACGGCCTAGGCATCGAGACCGGGGTCGACCTGGCCGCCCTCACCGCCACGAGCGTGTGGATGGCCGAACAACTGGGCCGTCCCAGCCCTTCCCGTACCGTCCGCGCCCTCTCCCACAAGGAGTAG
- a CDS encoding pyridoxal phosphate-dependent decarboxylase family protein, translated as MRSHLLNETTADLYRRSVTEGVDRVAAKLATTQRPHTGISVDELAPVINGIDLDKPLADAAAVLDELEDVYLRDAVYFHHPRYLGHLNCPVVIPAVLGEAILSAVNSSLDTWDQSIGGTLIERRLIDWTTERIGLGPAADGIFTSGGSQSNFHALLLARDEACRLVMKKALDEGRELTKAELLPKLRIFTSEASHFSVQKSAAMLGLGYEAVISVPVDRNRRMDTAVLALELEECASEGLFPMAVVATAGTTDFGSIDPLPEIARLADEHSAWMHVDAAYGCGLLASPTRRHLLDGIERADSVTVDYHKSFFQPVSSSAMLVRDRDTLKHATYHADYLNPRRMAEERIPNQVDKSIQTTRRFDALKLWVTLRVMGADGVGSLFDEVIDLAAAGWDVIDADPRYEVVVKPTISTLVFRYVPQGEDVRADLVDEANLHARKALFASGEAVVAGTKVDGKQYLKFTLLNPQTTTADIAAVLDLLAAHAEQFLGESLALHR; from the coding sequence ATGCGCTCGCATCTGCTGAACGAGACGACCGCGGACCTCTACCGGCGCTCCGTCACCGAGGGCGTCGACCGCGTCGCCGCCAAACTCGCCACCACGCAGCGGCCCCACACCGGTATATCCGTCGACGAGCTCGCCCCGGTCATCAACGGGATCGACCTGGACAAGCCGCTCGCCGACGCGGCCGCCGTCCTGGACGAGCTGGAAGACGTCTACCTGCGCGACGCGGTGTACTTCCACCACCCGCGCTACCTGGGCCACCTCAACTGCCCGGTCGTCATCCCCGCCGTGCTCGGCGAGGCGATCCTCTCGGCCGTCAACTCCTCGCTCGACACCTGGGACCAGTCCATCGGCGGCACGCTCATCGAGCGCCGCCTCATCGACTGGACCACCGAGCGCATCGGCCTCGGCCCCGCCGCGGACGGCATCTTCACCTCCGGCGGCAGCCAGTCCAACTTCCACGCGCTGCTCCTCGCCCGTGACGAGGCCTGCCGCCTCGTCATGAAGAAGGCGCTCGACGAGGGCCGCGAGCTCACCAAGGCCGAGCTCCTGCCGAAGCTGCGCATCTTCACCTCCGAGGCCAGCCACTTCAGCGTCCAGAAGTCGGCCGCCATGCTCGGACTCGGCTACGAGGCCGTCATCTCCGTCCCGGTCGACCGCAACCGCCGGATGGACACCGCGGTGCTCGCCCTGGAACTGGAGGAGTGCGCCTCCGAGGGCCTCTTCCCGATGGCCGTCGTCGCCACCGCCGGCACCACCGACTTCGGGTCCATCGACCCGCTCCCCGAGATCGCCCGCCTGGCCGACGAGCACTCCGCGTGGATGCACGTGGACGCCGCCTACGGCTGCGGGCTGCTGGCCTCCCCGACCCGCCGCCACCTCCTCGACGGCATCGAGCGCGCCGACTCGGTCACGGTCGACTACCACAAGTCGTTCTTCCAGCCGGTCAGCTCCAGCGCCATGCTGGTGCGCGATCGCGACACCCTCAAGCACGCCACGTACCACGCGGACTACCTCAACCCGCGCCGCATGGCCGAAGAGCGCATCCCCAACCAGGTCGACAAGTCCATCCAGACCACGCGCCGGTTCGACGCGCTCAAGCTCTGGGTGACCCTGCGCGTCATGGGCGCCGACGGCGTCGGCTCGCTCTTCGACGAGGTCATCGACCTGGCCGCGGCCGGCTGGGACGTCATCGACGCCGACCCGCGCTACGAGGTCGTCGTCAAGCCGACGATCTCCACCCTCGTCTTCCGCTACGTACCGCAGGGCGAGGACGTCCGCGCCGACCTGGTCGACGAGGCCAACCTGCACGCCCGCAAGGCCCTGTTCGCCTCCGGTGAGGCCGTCGTCGCCGGCACCAAGGTGGACGGCAAGCAGTACCTGAAGTTCACCCTCCTCAACCCGCAGACCACGACGGCCGACATCGCGGCCGTCCTCGACCTTCTCGCCGCACATGCCGAGCAGTTCCTGGGAGAATCCCTTGCCCTCCACCGCTAA
- a CDS encoding ABC transporter substrate-binding protein, with protein sequence MPKSRTSSFTRRGFVAAGGALGLVAVLAACGGTDSAKGDGSKDNGATASAAWTFKDDLGKDVTTKAKPKNIVGFTGTAAALHDYGIPVKGVFGPTTTADGKPDVQAGSLDVTKVEILGNVFDQFNVEKYASLQPDLLVTNTWDGTYWYVPEASKDKILSLAPAAAVSVGGDTTMPKALERTAELAKSLGADLGAKNVVDSKARFEAAAAKVREATKANPGVKVLAGSGADALFYASTPDTAADLKYFKELGVEFITPEKLDEAGFFEALSWENAGKYKADVILLDNRTGTLQPEQLKAKPTWNELPAVKAGQVVPRVTEPIFSYDKCAQILEDLAKSIQNAKKLG encoded by the coding sequence ATGCCCAAGTCCCGAACCTCCTCCTTCACCCGTCGCGGCTTCGTCGCGGCAGGTGGCGCCCTCGGCCTCGTAGCGGTCCTCGCCGCGTGCGGCGGCACCGACTCGGCGAAGGGCGACGGCAGCAAGGACAACGGCGCCACGGCGTCCGCCGCCTGGACCTTCAAGGACGACCTCGGCAAGGACGTCACCACCAAGGCCAAGCCGAAGAACATCGTCGGCTTCACCGGCACCGCCGCCGCGCTCCACGACTACGGCATCCCGGTCAAGGGCGTGTTCGGCCCGACCACGACCGCCGACGGCAAGCCCGACGTCCAGGCCGGTTCGCTCGACGTCACCAAGGTCGAGATCCTCGGCAACGTCTTCGACCAGTTCAACGTCGAGAAGTACGCCTCCCTCCAGCCCGACCTGCTGGTCACCAACACCTGGGACGGCACCTACTGGTACGTCCCCGAGGCCTCCAAGGACAAGATCCTCTCGCTGGCCCCGGCCGCCGCCGTCTCCGTGGGTGGCGACACCACGATGCCCAAGGCCCTGGAGCGCACGGCCGAGCTGGCCAAGTCCCTGGGCGCCGACCTGGGTGCCAAGAACGTCGTCGACTCCAAGGCGCGCTTCGAGGCCGCCGCCGCCAAGGTCCGCGAGGCCACCAAGGCGAACCCCGGCGTCAAGGTGCTCGCCGGCTCCGGCGCCGACGCCCTCTTCTACGCCTCCACCCCGGACACCGCGGCCGACCTGAAGTACTTCAAGGAGCTCGGCGTCGAGTTCATCACCCCGGAGAAGCTGGACGAGGCCGGCTTCTTCGAGGCGCTCAGCTGGGAGAACGCCGGCAAGTACAAGGCCGACGTCATCCTGCTCGACAACCGCACCGGCACCCTGCAGCCCGAGCAGCTGAAGGCCAAGCCGACCTGGAACGAGCTGCCCGCCGTCAAGGCCGGTCAGGTCGTCCCGCGCGTGACCGAGCCGATCTTCTCGTACGACAAGTGCGCGCAGATCCTGGAAGACCTCGCGAAGTCCATCCAGAACGCCAAGAAGCTCGGCTGA
- a CDS encoding carboxyl transferase domain-containing protein, translating into MQQAPVLTSAADPASEAWRTNEAAHRELTEGLRARLDAARLGGGEKARARHTARGKLLPRDRVDALLDPGSPFLELAPLAAEGMYGGAAPAAGVIAGIGRVSGRECVIVANDATVKGGTYYPMTVKKHLRAQEVALENRLPCLYLVDSGGAFLPMQDEVFPDREHFGRIFYNQARMSGAGIPQIAAVLGSCTAGGAYVPAMSDEAVIVRNQGTIFLGGPPLVKAATGEVVTAEELGGGEVHSRVSGVTDHLAEDDAHALRIVRNIVATLPERGALPWSVEAPEEPKVDPYGLYGAVPVDSRTPYDAREIIARIVDGSRFQEFKSEFGQTLVTGFARIHGHPVGIIANNGILFAESAQKGAHFIELCDQRGIPLLFLQNISGFMVGKDYEAGGIAKHGAKMVTAVACTRVPKLTVVVGGSYGAGNYSMCGRAYSPRFLWMWPNAKISVMGGEQAASVLATVKRDQIEGAGQEWPAEDEEAFKAPVRAQYEEQGNAYYATARLWDDGVIDPMETRQVLGLALTACANAPLGDSGFGIFRM; encoded by the coding sequence ATGCAGCAGGCACCAGTGCTGACGAGCGCCGCGGACCCGGCGTCCGAGGCCTGGCGGACCAACGAGGCCGCCCACCGCGAGCTGACCGAGGGCCTGCGCGCCCGGCTCGACGCGGCCCGGCTCGGCGGCGGCGAGAAGGCCCGCGCCCGCCACACCGCCCGCGGGAAGCTCCTCCCGCGCGACCGCGTGGACGCCCTCCTCGATCCGGGATCGCCCTTCCTGGAGCTGGCCCCGCTGGCCGCCGAGGGGATGTACGGGGGCGCCGCCCCCGCCGCCGGGGTCATCGCGGGCATCGGCCGGGTCAGCGGCCGCGAGTGCGTGATCGTCGCGAACGACGCCACCGTCAAGGGCGGCACGTACTACCCGATGACCGTCAAGAAGCACCTGCGCGCCCAGGAGGTGGCCCTGGAGAATCGTCTCCCCTGCCTCTACCTGGTCGACTCCGGCGGCGCCTTCCTGCCGATGCAGGACGAGGTCTTCCCCGACCGGGAGCACTTCGGCCGCATCTTCTACAACCAGGCCCGCATGTCGGGCGCCGGCATCCCGCAGATCGCCGCCGTCCTCGGCTCCTGCACCGCCGGCGGTGCCTACGTACCGGCCATGAGCGACGAGGCCGTCATCGTCCGCAACCAGGGCACGATCTTCCTGGGCGGCCCGCCGCTGGTGAAGGCCGCCACCGGTGAGGTGGTCACGGCCGAGGAGCTCGGCGGCGGCGAGGTCCACTCCCGGGTCTCCGGCGTGACCGACCACCTCGCGGAGGACGACGCGCACGCGCTGCGGATCGTACGGAACATCGTGGCGACCCTGCCCGAGCGCGGGGCCCTGCCCTGGTCGGTCGAGGCGCCGGAAGAGCCCAAGGTGGACCCGTACGGGCTGTACGGCGCGGTCCCCGTCGACTCGCGCACCCCGTACGACGCCCGCGAGATCATCGCGCGGATCGTGGACGGCTCCCGCTTCCAGGAGTTCAAGTCCGAGTTCGGCCAGACGCTGGTCACCGGCTTCGCCCGGATCCACGGACACCCGGTCGGGATCATCGCCAACAACGGCATCCTGTTCGCCGAGTCCGCGCAGAAGGGCGCGCACTTCATCGAGCTGTGCGACCAGCGCGGCATCCCGCTCCTCTTCCTCCAGAACATCTCCGGCTTCATGGTCGGCAAGGACTACGAGGCCGGCGGCATCGCCAAGCACGGAGCCAAGATGGTGACGGCGGTGGCCTGCACCCGGGTGCCGAAGCTGACGGTGGTGGTCGGCGGCTCGTACGGCGCCGGCAACTACTCGATGTGCGGCCGGGCGTACTCGCCCCGCTTCCTGTGGATGTGGCCCAACGCCAAGATCTCGGTGATGGGCGGGGAGCAGGCGGCCTCGGTGCTCGCGACGGTCAAGCGCGACCAGATCGAGGGCGCGGGCCAGGAGTGGCCCGCCGAGGACGAGGAGGCCTTCAAGGCCCCGGTCCGCGCGCAGTACGAGGAGCAGGGCAACGCCTACTACGCCACGGCGCGGCTGTGGGACGACGGGGTCATCGACCCGATGGAAACCCGGCAGGTGCTGGGACTGGCCCTGACCGCGTGCGCGAACGCCCCGCTGGGCGACTCGGGCTTCGGCATCTTCCGTATGTGA
- a CDS encoding acyl-CoA dehydrogenase family protein produces MSLDHRLTPEHEELRRTVEAFAHDVVAPKIGDLYERHEFPYEIVAEMGRMGLFGLPFPEEYGGMGGDYLALGIALEELARVDSSVAITLEAGVSLGAMPIYLFGSEEQKREWLPKMCSGEILGAFGLTEPGAGSDAGGTRTTAVKDGDEWVINGSKCFITNSGTDITGLVTVTAVTGRKADGRPDISSIIVPSGTPGFTVAAPYSKVGWNSSDTRELSFDGVRVPLANLVGQEGRGYAQFLRILDEGRIAISALATGLAQGCVDESVKYAKERHAFGKAIGDNQAIQFKLADMEMRAHMARIGWRDAASRLVAGEPFKKEAAIAKLYSSTVAVDNAREATQIHGGYGFMNEYPVARMWRDSKILEIGEGTSEVQRMLIARELGFAG; encoded by the coding sequence ATGTCCCTCGACCACCGGCTCACCCCTGAGCACGAGGAACTCCGCCGCACCGTGGAGGCGTTCGCGCACGACGTCGTCGCCCCGAAGATCGGCGACCTGTACGAGCGGCACGAGTTCCCCTACGAGATCGTCGCCGAGATGGGCCGCATGGGCCTGTTCGGCCTGCCCTTCCCGGAGGAGTACGGCGGCATGGGCGGGGACTACCTCGCCCTCGGCATCGCCCTGGAGGAGCTGGCCCGCGTCGACTCCTCGGTCGCCATCACCCTGGAGGCCGGGGTCTCCCTCGGCGCCATGCCGATCTACCTCTTCGGCTCCGAGGAGCAGAAGCGCGAGTGGCTGCCGAAGATGTGCTCCGGCGAGATCCTCGGCGCCTTCGGCCTGACGGAGCCCGGTGCCGGCTCCGACGCGGGCGGCACCCGCACCACCGCCGTCAAGGACGGCGACGAGTGGGTCATCAACGGCTCGAAGTGCTTCATCACCAACTCCGGTACGGACATCACCGGCTTGGTGACCGTCACGGCCGTGACGGGCCGCAAGGCGGACGGCCGCCCGGATATCTCCTCGATCATCGTCCCGTCCGGCACCCCGGGCTTCACGGTGGCCGCGCCGTACTCCAAGGTGGGCTGGAACTCCTCGGACACCCGTGAGCTGTCCTTCGACGGCGTCCGGGTCCCGCTGGCCAACCTGGTGGGCCAGGAGGGCCGCGGCTACGCGCAGTTCCTGCGGATCCTCGACGAGGGCCGGATCGCCATCTCCGCGCTCGCGACCGGTCTCGCGCAGGGGTGTGTGGACGAGTCGGTGAAGTACGCGAAGGAGCGGCACGCCTTCGGCAAGGCGATCGGCGACAACCAGGCCATCCAGTTCAAGCTGGCCGACATGGAGATGCGCGCCCACATGGCCCGCATCGGCTGGCGCGACGCGGCGTCGCGACTGGTGGCCGGGGAGCCGTTCAAGAAGGAGGCGGCGATCGCGAAGCTGTACTCCTCGACGGTCGCCGTCGACAACGCCCGCGAGGCGACGCAGATCCACGGCGGCTACGGCTTCATGAACGAGTACCCGGTGGCCCGGATGTGGCGGGACTCCAAGATCCTGGAGATCGGTGAGGGCACGAGCGAGGTCCAGCGCATGCTGATCGCGCGCGAGCTGGGCTTCGCCGGCTGA
- a CDS encoding lysine N(6)-hydroxylase/L-ornithine N(5)-oxygenase family protein, protein MPSTAKTHDFIGIGVGPFNLGLACLTAPLDEIDGLFIESKPHFEWHAGMFLDGAHLQTPFMSDLVTLADPTSPFSFLNYLKDKDRLYSFYIRENFYPLRAEYNDYCRWAADRLDNVQWSTSVTEVTYDEQAGLYEVHTDKGETHRAPRLVLGTGTPPHVPPTCEGLGGDFLHNSAYMQNKAELQKKKSITLIGSGQSAAEIYYDLLAEIDVHGYQLNWVTRSPRFFPLEYTKLTLEMTSPEYVDYFHALPEDTRYRLETQQKNLFKGIDGDLINDIFDLLYQKKISMPGQVPTTLLTNTSLNSTAYDTTTGTYTLGLRQEEQERDFSLTSEGLVLATGYKYTFPEFLNPVRGRLNFDGHGRLDAARNYSIDTTGRGVYLQNGTTHNHSLTSPDLGMAAYRNAYIVGELLGREHYKVEKSIAFQQFAAPEGTL, encoded by the coding sequence TTGCCCTCCACCGCTAAGACCCACGACTTCATCGGCATCGGCGTCGGTCCGTTCAACCTCGGACTCGCCTGCCTGACCGCCCCGCTCGACGAGATCGACGGTCTCTTCATCGAGTCGAAGCCGCACTTCGAGTGGCACGCCGGGATGTTCCTGGACGGCGCCCACCTGCAGACGCCCTTCATGTCGGACCTGGTCACGCTCGCCGACCCGACCTCGCCCTTCTCCTTCCTGAACTACCTGAAGGACAAGGACCGGCTGTACTCCTTCTACATCCGGGAGAACTTCTACCCGCTGCGGGCCGAGTACAACGACTACTGCCGCTGGGCCGCCGACCGCCTCGACAACGTCCAGTGGTCCACCTCGGTCACCGAGGTCACCTACGACGAGCAGGCCGGCCTGTACGAGGTCCACACGGACAAGGGCGAGACCCACCGGGCCCCCCGCCTGGTCCTGGGCACCGGCACCCCGCCGCACGTCCCGCCGACCTGCGAGGGCCTGGGCGGCGACTTCCTCCACAACTCCGCCTACATGCAGAACAAGGCGGAGCTGCAGAAGAAGAAGTCGATCACCCTCATCGGCTCCGGCCAGAGCGCGGCCGAGATCTACTACGACCTCCTCGCCGAGATCGACGTCCACGGCTACCAGCTCAACTGGGTCACCCGCTCCCCGCGGTTCTTCCCGCTGGAGTACACGAAGCTGACCCTGGAGATGACCTCCCCCGAGTACGTGGACTACTTCCACGCGCTCCCCGAGGACACCCGGTACCGGCTGGAGACCCAGCAGAAGAACCTCTTCAAGGGCATCGACGGCGACCTGATCAACGACATCTTCGACCTGCTCTACCAGAAGAAGATCAGCATGCCGGGCCAGGTCCCGACCACCCTGCTGACCAACACCTCCCTGAACAGCACCGCGTACGACACCACCACGGGCACGTACACGCTGGGGCTGCGCCAGGAGGAGCAGGAGCGGGACTTCTCCCTCACCTCCGAGGGCCTGGTCCTGGCCACCGGCTACAAGTACACGTTCCCGGAGTTCCTGAACCCGGTGCGGGGCCGCCTGAACTTCGACGGGCACGGCCGTCTCGACGCCGCCCGCAACTACAGCATCGACACCACGGGCCGCGGGGTCTACCTGCAGAACGGCACCACCCACAACCACTCCCTCACCTCGCCCGACCTGGGCATGGCGGCGTACCGGAACGCGTACATCGTCGGCGAGCTCCTCGGCCGCGAGCACTACAAGGTCGAGAAGTCCATCGCGTTCCAGCAGTTCGCCGCCCCGGAAGGCACCCTCTGA
- a CDS encoding acetyl-CoA carboxylase biotin carboxylase subunit → MFSTVLVANRGEIAVRVIRTLRQLGIRSVAVFSDADADARHVREADTAVRIGPAAAAESYLSVERLLDAAKRTGAEAVHPGYGFLAENAAFAQACADAGLVFIGPPAGAINLMGDKIRAKETVKAAGVPVVPGSSGSGLTDAELVAAAAEIGMPVLLKPSAGGGGKGMRLVRDEAVLAEEIAAARREARSSFGDDTLLVERWVDRPRHIEIQVLADAHGNVVHLGERECSLQRRHQKVIEEAPSVLLDEKTRAAMGAAAVDAARSCGYVGAGTVEFIVPGGDPSSYYFMEMNTRLQVEHPVTELITGLDLVEQQIKVAAGAALDFDQSEVTLTGHAIEARVCAEDPARGFLPSGGTVLALSEPSGGAVRTDSGLTAGVPVGSTYDPMLSKVIVHGPDRATALRMLRGALADTVILGVQTNAGFLRRLLAHPDVVSGDLDTGLVERDLPSLLPEGVPDEVYATAALLAQGPRALPGPGPQTPDGLGRWVDPFDAGDGWRLGGTPAWTVHHFRLPGQDAVEVRSRRSGSDTELALSASPALEARGSGGSAPGAPARGRIVARTPDTVTIELDGVTHRFSHAASPEGTWLGRDADSWHVQAYDPVAANLGGGGRSGADTLAAPMPGTVTVVKVAVGDKVTAGQSLLVVEAMKMEHVISAPHAGTVTELDVTPGTTVAMDQVLAVVTPDEEGVA, encoded by the coding sequence ATGTTCAGCACTGTTCTGGTCGCGAACCGGGGCGAGATCGCGGTCCGGGTCATCCGCACCCTGCGGCAGCTCGGCATCCGCTCCGTGGCCGTCTTCAGCGACGCCGACGCGGACGCCCGCCACGTCCGGGAGGCCGACACGGCCGTCCGGATCGGCCCGGCCGCGGCCGCCGAGAGCTACCTGTCGGTCGAGCGGCTCCTGGATGCCGCAAAGCGGACCGGCGCCGAGGCCGTCCACCCCGGCTACGGCTTCCTCGCCGAGAATGCGGCCTTCGCGCAGGCCTGCGCCGACGCCGGCCTCGTCTTCATCGGGCCGCCGGCCGGCGCCATCAACCTGATGGGCGACAAGATCCGCGCCAAGGAGACCGTGAAGGCGGCGGGCGTGCCCGTGGTCCCGGGCTCCTCGGGCAGCGGCCTGACCGACGCGGAACTGGTCGCGGCGGCCGCGGAGATCGGCATGCCGGTGCTGCTGAAGCCCTCGGCGGGCGGCGGTGGCAAGGGCATGCGGCTGGTGCGCGACGAAGCGGTGCTGGCCGAGGAGATCGCGGCGGCCCGCCGCGAGGCGAGGTCCTCCTTCGGCGACGACACCCTGCTGGTCGAGCGATGGGTGGACCGGCCGCGGCACATCGAGATCCAGGTGCTGGCGGACGCCCACGGGAACGTGGTGCACCTCGGCGAGCGCGAGTGCTCGCTGCAGCGCCGGCACCAGAAGGTGATCGAGGAGGCCCCGTCGGTCCTGCTCGACGAGAAGACCCGGGCGGCGATGGGTGCGGCGGCCGTCGACGCGGCCCGCTCCTGCGGATACGTCGGCGCGGGCACGGTGGAGTTCATCGTGCCGGGCGGCGACCCCTCCTCGTACTACTTCATGGAGATGAACACCCGCCTCCAGGTCGAGCACCCGGTGACGGAGCTGATCACCGGGCTGGACCTGGTGGAGCAGCAGATCAAGGTGGCCGCGGGCGCCGCGCTGGACTTCGACCAGTCCGAGGTGACGCTGACCGGGCACGCCATCGAGGCCCGCGTCTGCGCGGAGGACCCGGCGCGCGGCTTCCTGCCGTCCGGCGGCACGGTGCTGGCCCTGTCGGAGCCGTCGGGCGGTGCGGTGCGCACCGACTCCGGGCTGACGGCGGGCGTTCCGGTGGGCTCGACGTACGACCCGATGCTGTCGAAGGTCATCGTCCACGGCCCGGACCGGGCCACCGCGCTGCGCATGCTGCGCGGGGCCCTGGCCGACACGGTGATCCTGGGCGTGCAGACCAACGCCGGTTTCCTGCGCCGCCTGCTGGCCCACCCGGACGTGGTGTCCGGCGACCTGGACACCGGCCTGGTGGAGCGGGACCTGCCGTCCCTCCTGCCGGAGGGGGTCCCGGACGAGGTGTACGCCACAGCGGCCCTGCTGGCGCAGGGTCCCCGGGCTCTGCCCGGACCCGGTCCTCAAACGCCGGACGGGCTGGGTAGGTGGGTCGACCCCTTCGACGCCGGTGACGGCTGGCGCCTGGGCGGCACGCCTGCGTGGACGGTCCACCACTTCCGCCTCCCGGGCCAGGATGCCGTGGAGGTCCGTAGCCGGCGTTCCGGCTCCGACACCGAGCTGGCCCTTTCAGCCTCGCCGGCGCTTGAGGCGCGGGGGTCCGGGGGCAGCGCCCCCGGCGCACCGGCCCGCGGCCGGATCGTCGCCCGCACCCCCGACACCGTCACCATTGAACTCGACGGCGTCACGCACCGCTTCAGCCACGCCGCCTCCCCGGAGGGGACCTGGCTCGGGCGCGACGCCGACTCCTGGCACGTGCAGGCGTACGACCCCGTCGCGGCCAACCTCGGCGGCGGCGGGCGCAGCGGCGCGGACACCCTCGCCGCCCCCATGCCCGGCACCGTCACGGTCGTCAAGGTGGCCGTGGGCGACAAGGTGACCGCCGGGCAGAGCCTGCTCGTCGTCGAGGCCATGAAGATGGAGCACGTCATCTCCGCCCCGCACGCCGGCACCGTCACCGAGCTGGACGTGACCCCCGGCACCACGGTCGCCATGGACCAGGTCCTGGCCGTCGTCACGCCGGACGAGGAGGGGGTCGCGTGA